A part of Paenibacillus sp. sptzw28 genomic DNA contains:
- a CDS encoding ABC transporter permease, which translates to MVTVSGAAGSFSPDRLADLHRDYHRRMRRSKWLVGSVQALLLILFIGLWEAAGRLRWIDVLLFSYPSKLYYQLWTTIVDGSLLPHIGVTVLETIVGFALGTLLGTALAALLWWFPLLSRVLDPYLVVLNSMPKVALGPLFIVGFGAGFSAIVATTLSITVIITTLTIYIRFCEVDAGLLKVVRLLGGSRGQVFRYVILPDSFAVIVSTLKVNVGLAWIGVIVGEFLTSKAGLGYLIVYGFQVFNFTIVLSSLVVIAIVATAMYQLVAALEHRLTKRGRER; encoded by the coding sequence ATGGTGACCGTGTCCGGCGCTGCCGGTTCCTTTTCACCAGACCGTCTCGCTGACCTGCATCGTGATTATCACCGCCGTATGAGACGGAGCAAGTGGCTTGTCGGATCGGTCCAGGCGCTGCTTCTCATCCTGTTCATCGGGCTGTGGGAAGCGGCGGGGCGTCTTCGCTGGATCGACGTTCTATTATTCAGCTATCCGAGCAAGCTGTACTATCAGCTCTGGACGACGATTGTGGATGGAAGTCTTCTGCCGCACATTGGCGTAACCGTGCTGGAGACGATAGTCGGCTTTGCACTCGGAACGCTGCTTGGGACGGCGCTGGCCGCGCTGCTGTGGTGGTTTCCGCTGCTCTCCCGCGTCCTCGATCCGTATTTGGTTGTGCTGAACAGCATGCCCAAGGTGGCGCTCGGGCCGCTGTTTATTGTCGGGTTCGGGGCGGGCTTCTCGGCGATTGTGGCTACAACGCTGTCGATAACGGTTATTATTACGACGCTTACCATCTATATCCGTTTCTGCGAGGTGGACGCCGGACTTCTGAAGGTTGTCCGTCTGCTGGGCGGATCACGCGGGCAGGTCTTTCGATATGTGATATTGCCGGATTCTTTTGCCGTTATCGTTTCCACGCTGAAGGTGAATGTCGGACTCGCATGGATCGGTGTCATTGTGGGTGAATTTTTGACATCCAAGGCCGGACTCGGTTACTTGATCGTATACGGCTTTCAGGTGTTTAATTTCACGATTGTTCTCTCCAGCCTTGTCGTAATTGCTATCGTGGCAACGGCCATGTATCAGCTTGTTGCGGCACTCGAGCATCGGTTGACGAAGAGAGGAAGGGAGCGGTAG
- a CDS encoding aromatic acid exporter family protein, translated as MGIRVIKTALAALAALYTAHYIGLDPPLSAGLLAILGVEVTRKKGLKSAFVRFMASVLGLFFASLLFKLLGFHIWTISLFILFVFPLLSRLQLKDGIVTSSVIVFHIYAREEVTAALIGNEIMLLLTGLGWATAINLLYMPKEEKRLEALRHETERHFSGIFHYMGQTLRNPALVWNGGELLEAGQTIEEGLMRADMDRENRLWGQDSASWRYYPTYFEMRRQQLESMQQMLVLLAFVYETLPQGELVADLFDNLAEDVKSDVYEGYVAKRLSELEARFRSMPLPASREEFEVRAAILQLMHELKRYLDIAKRWKKQKNSQKTVRREQQI; from the coding sequence ATGGGAATACGTGTTATTAAAACTGCTTTAGCCGCACTAGCCGCTCTGTATACCGCCCATTATATCGGCCTGGATCCGCCGCTTTCGGCCGGCCTGCTTGCAATACTCGGAGTCGAGGTCACTCGCAAGAAAGGGCTCAAAAGCGCATTTGTCCGGTTTATGGCGTCGGTGCTTGGACTGTTTTTCGCTTCGCTGCTATTTAAATTGCTCGGATTCCATATCTGGACTATTTCGTTGTTTATCCTGTTCGTGTTCCCGCTGCTCTCGCGGCTGCAGCTGAAGGATGGAATCGTCACAAGCTCGGTAATCGTCTTCCATATTTATGCGCGGGAAGAGGTCACGGCAGCATTGATAGGCAATGAAATTATGCTGCTGCTCACCGGTCTCGGCTGGGCGACGGCGATCAACCTGCTGTATATGCCCAAGGAAGAGAAAAGGCTCGAAGCTCTGCGCCACGAGACAGAGAGGCACTTTAGCGGAATCTTCCACTATATGGGACAGACGCTGCGCAATCCGGCGTTGGTATGGAATGGCGGGGAGCTGCTCGAAGCCGGTCAAACGATTGAAGAGGGACTTATGCGGGCCGATATGGACAGGGAAAACCGGCTTTGGGGTCAGGACAGCGCCTCCTGGCGCTACTATCCCACTTATTTCGAAATGAGAAGGCAGCAGCTTGAGTCAATGCAGCAAATGCTCGTACTGCTTGCGTTTGTATATGAAACGCTGCCGCAGGGCGAGCTGGTGGCGGATTTGTTCGATAATTTGGCGGAAGATGTGAAATCGGATGTCTATGAAGGGTATGTAGCCAAACGACTCTCCGAGTTGGAAGCCCGCTTCCGCTCGATGCCGCTGCCGGCCAGCCGCGAGGAGTTCGAGGTTCGGGCGGCTATTTTGCAGCTTATGCATGAACTGAAGCGCTATCTTGATATCGCTAAACGGTGGAAAAAGCAAAAAAACAGCCAAAAGACCGTCCGCCGCGAGCAGCAAATTTGA
- a CDS encoding outer spore coat protein CotE: MAIADKQLQAREIITKAVCGKGRKFSTVTHTVTPPQHPTSILGAWIINHQYEAVRSGDGIEVIGTYDINIWYSYNKNSQTDVAKETLSYVEHVPLSYVDPKHRASTEEVTAEATQEPNCVEANISANGSGVLLRVEREFLVEMIAETKVRVAVYPGGYDEDGKDIEFGDDGDGDGDYEDLDPELLDDEL; the protein is encoded by the coding sequence ATGGCAATTGCAGATAAACAGCTTCAAGCCAGAGAGATAATAACGAAAGCTGTCTGCGGGAAAGGTCGTAAGTTTTCCACTGTAACCCATACCGTTACACCGCCTCAGCATCCCACGAGCATATTGGGCGCGTGGATAATCAACCATCAGTATGAGGCGGTACGTTCGGGCGACGGTATTGAGGTTATCGGTACTTACGATATCAACATTTGGTATTCTTACAACAAAAACTCTCAGACGGACGTAGCGAAAGAAACGTTGTCGTACGTCGAGCATGTGCCGCTCTCCTACGTCGATCCGAAGCATCGGGCTTCAACGGAAGAAGTGACGGCCGAAGCGACACAGGAACCAAATTGCGTGGAAGCGAATATCTCTGCCAATGGTTCCGGCGTTCTTCTTCGTGTGGAACGGGAGTTTCTCGTTGAAATGATTGCTGAAACGAAAGTGCGCGTCGCCGTTTATCCCGGCGGATACGATGAGGACGGCAAGGACATCGAATTCGGCGACGATGGCGACGGCGATGGCGATTATGAGGATTTGGATCCTGAGCTGCTGGACGACGAGCTGTAA
- a CDS encoding putative amidoligase domain-containing protein codes for MAGKVWFWSGERAAAKSALAPQAWREGIPSADDAVIVCGGAKLPPIWRDAGEPLVLNARAAAFAALDKEEIRRRLRRAGVAVAGASGDETAVREAESGKSWRDTRRYAVALFHLQPIAVQRRSPVGTGIGINAAASARIIRPSDSLYRRLSMVAVRALYAAGLDFGIVEVQTDDVGRCSVVRVSLPAEDRLAGGIWAEAVRGFKAETSEAAVHASREGGAVLLGADPEFLLLGGGGKVVPAARYLEGGHGAGCDAVVVGGRVMHPVAELRPAPAKSPGELAANIRRLLSQAAARIPDGGELRWAAGGMPVPGFALGGHIHLSGVRLTGRLLRQLDSYLALPLAMIESAGERDRRPRYGGLGDFRLQSHGGFEYRTPPSWLASPLAAKAAFALALLCARESGTLSYRPSEDERIVDAYYAGDRETLRSRCLERLAESMEATPSYRELAGYIEPLFEAARKGRTWDVSADIRKKWRTAPFV; via the coding sequence ATGGCGGGCAAGGTTTGGTTCTGGAGCGGAGAGCGCGCGGCAGCGAAGTCCGCATTAGCACCGCAGGCATGGCGTGAAGGTATACCGTCTGCAGACGATGCAGTTATTGTATGCGGCGGCGCGAAGCTGCCGCCGATATGGCGCGATGCGGGAGAACCATTGGTCCTCAACGCGCGCGCCGCGGCTTTCGCCGCATTGGATAAGGAAGAGATTAGAAGACGGCTCCGCCGGGCCGGCGTTGCGGTTGCAGGTGCTTCCGGGGATGAGACTGCAGTTCGGGAAGCCGAGAGCGGGAAGAGCTGGCGGGATACGCGGCGATATGCAGTTGCGCTCTTTCACCTTCAGCCGATTGCCGTGCAGCGAAGAAGCCCCGTCGGCACGGGGATTGGAATAAACGCGGCTGCTTCGGCCCGGATTATCAGACCGTCGGATTCGCTGTACCGGCGGCTTTCGATGGTTGCAGTTAGAGCCCTTTATGCGGCCGGTCTGGATTTCGGGATTGTAGAGGTTCAGACGGACGACGTTGGCCGCTGCTCTGTTGTGAGAGTAAGCTTGCCGGCTGAGGATCGTCTGGCGGGCGGGATTTGGGCCGAAGCGGTTCGAGGCTTCAAAGCCGAAACTTCGGAAGCTGCGGTTCATGCGAGCCGGGAAGGCGGGGCTGTTCTGCTTGGCGCGGACCCCGAGTTCCTTCTCCTCGGGGGTGGCGGCAAAGTTGTACCTGCCGCCCGCTATCTGGAGGGCGGCCATGGGGCGGGCTGCGACGCCGTAGTTGTCGGCGGGCGCGTTATGCACCCGGTGGCCGAGCTGCGGCCGGCACCGGCGAAATCTCCCGGCGAGCTGGCCGCGAACATCCGGCGGCTGCTCAGCCAAGCGGCGGCGCGCATTCCGGACGGCGGCGAGCTGCGCTGGGCCGCAGGCGGCATGCCGGTCCCGGGCTTCGCGCTGGGCGGACACATCCATCTTAGCGGCGTTCGGCTGACCGGCCGGCTGCTGCGGCAGCTCGACAGCTATTTGGCGCTGCCTCTTGCGATGATCGAATCAGCGGGCGAGCGGGACCGCCGTCCCCGTTACGGCGGGCTCGGCGATTTCAGGCTGCAGTCGCACGGCGGTTTCGAATACCGTACGCCGCCCAGCTGGCTTGCATCGCCGCTCGCTGCAAAAGCGGCCTTCGCTTTGGCGCTGCTATGCGCGCGGGAGAGCGGCACACTGTCCTACCGGCCTTCGGAGGACGAGCGTATCGTCGACGCCTATTACGCAGGCGACAGGGAAACGCTGCGCAGCCGCTGTCTGGAGCGGCTGGCCGAGTCGATGGAGGCCACCCCTTCTTACCGCGAGCTCGCCGGCTATATAGAGCCGCTATTCGAGGCCGCCCGAAAGGGAAGAACCTGGGATGTGTCCGCCGATATCAGGAAGAAATGGCGCACGGCACCTTTTGTATAA
- the mutS gene encoding DNA mismatch repair protein MutS → MPAYTPMIQQYLAIKEEAKDAFLFFRLGDFYEMFFDDAVAASRELEITLTGREGGGESRIPMCGVPYHSAEGYIARLIEKGYKVAICEQVEDPSAAKGVVRREIVRVITPGTVMETKSITEKANNFIVSVSGLEGAYGVASCDLTTGELYVTSFPAGLDMLTDEINVYHPVEIVGDAALLELLKPAAAAWNRPVLFTPREPMDPERLSGQFDGQELDTLDPARYRAVSLLTGYLDETQKRSLGHLRRVRVYEPNQFMILDPFTRRNLELVETVQSRSKKGSLLWLLDRTRTSMGARMLRRWIDKPLLSKPAIDERLEAVEKLHANFILRDELRRELSEIYDLERLVGRVAFGSANGRDLNALKSSLQHVPALAELCSDSDSATLWKLVDGVDSCADLAAMIETVIVEDPPVSVREGGLIKAGYDTYLDELREASVNGKKWLAELERREREATGIKSLKIGYNKVFGYYLEVSKASISMLPEGRYERKQTLANAERYVTPELKEKERLILEAEEKMVDLEYARFLELRDHLSAHLHRLQKLGETIAALDVFQSLATVSSEQRYVKPAITESYDLIVEDGRHPVVEAVIEGTPFIANGTSLTKEGASMLLITGPNMAGKSTYMRQVALIGIMAQIGCFVPAKLAVIPLIDRIFTRIGAADDLIGGQSTFMVEMKDIQTMTDKATPQSLVIIDELGRGTSTGEGMAIAQAVIEFVHHEVGCKALVSTHFHELAHLEDTLPSLANVCMAVQETGDNVTFLRKLVPGAASTSYGIYCAQLAGLPGSIITRAYSLLESLDGQEGGGSVPVRNPSANGRNGISSFAGMQEAAASREPLPGQALEAADDAPAKIKDSVTAAIAIAEQAEAYARQGSAPEKAEAAAVTPNQKAEVVQLSIFGEAVPESNKSRRANPKAEQLADQLKRLDLFNMTPLQAMQWLNDMKLKLAEDKA, encoded by the coding sequence ATGCCGGCTTATACCCCGATGATACAGCAGTACCTCGCCATCAAGGAAGAGGCGAAGGATGCCTTTCTGTTTTTCCGGCTGGGCGACTTTTATGAAATGTTTTTCGACGATGCGGTGGCAGCTTCACGGGAGCTTGAAATTACGCTGACCGGACGCGAGGGAGGCGGCGAGTCGCGCATTCCGATGTGCGGCGTCCCTTACCATTCCGCGGAAGGATACATAGCCAGATTAATCGAAAAAGGATACAAAGTCGCGATTTGCGAACAAGTCGAGGATCCTTCGGCGGCCAAAGGCGTCGTTCGCCGCGAGATTGTCCGGGTCATTACACCCGGGACGGTAATGGAGACGAAATCCATTACCGAGAAAGCGAATAATTTTATTGTATCCGTCTCCGGCCTTGAGGGAGCTTACGGAGTCGCGTCCTGCGATCTGACAACGGGGGAGCTGTATGTGACGTCCTTCCCGGCAGGTCTTGATATGCTGACAGATGAAATCAACGTCTATCATCCGGTTGAAATAGTCGGCGATGCTGCATTGCTTGAGCTGCTTAAGCCTGCGGCGGCCGCATGGAACAGACCTGTACTGTTCACGCCGCGTGAACCTATGGACCCGGAGCGTCTCAGCGGGCAGTTCGACGGGCAGGAACTGGATACGCTAGATCCGGCACGCTACCGGGCGGTAAGCCTGCTGACCGGCTATCTGGACGAAACGCAAAAGCGATCGCTCGGTCATTTACGCCGGGTTCGCGTTTATGAACCTAATCAATTCATGATACTCGATCCGTTCACCCGCCGTAATCTGGAACTGGTGGAAACGGTGCAAAGCCGCAGCAAAAAAGGTTCGCTTCTGTGGCTGCTTGACCGGACGCGCACTTCGATGGGGGCGCGGATGCTCCGCCGCTGGATCGACAAGCCGCTATTGTCGAAGCCGGCTATCGACGAACGGCTGGAAGCGGTAGAAAAGCTGCACGCCAATTTTATCCTTCGCGACGAATTGCGGCGCGAGCTTAGTGAAATATACGATCTGGAACGGCTTGTCGGGAGGGTTGCCTTCGGCAGCGCGAACGGCCGCGATTTGAACGCGCTGAAATCCTCGCTCCAGCACGTTCCGGCGCTTGCTGAGCTATGTTCGGATTCGGATTCGGCGACGCTATGGAAGCTGGTCGACGGCGTTGACAGCTGCGCGGACCTTGCGGCCATGATTGAAACGGTTATTGTCGAGGATCCGCCTGTATCGGTACGAGAAGGCGGACTTATCAAGGCGGGATACGACACATACCTGGACGAGCTCCGCGAGGCGAGCGTGAACGGCAAGAAATGGCTTGCCGAGCTGGAGCGCCGCGAGCGTGAGGCAACGGGAATCAAGTCGCTCAAGATCGGTTACAACAAAGTGTTCGGTTATTACCTTGAAGTGTCCAAAGCGAGCATATCGATGCTGCCTGAAGGCCGCTATGAGCGTAAACAAACGCTTGCCAATGCGGAGAGGTATGTAACGCCTGAGCTGAAAGAAAAGGAACGGCTCATTTTGGAAGCGGAAGAGAAGATGGTAGACCTCGAATATGCCCGTTTTCTTGAGCTGCGCGATCATTTATCCGCTCATCTGCACAGGCTGCAAAAGCTGGGTGAAACGATTGCGGCTCTAGACGTCTTCCAGTCGCTTGCTACAGTAAGCTCCGAGCAGCGTTATGTGAAGCCGGCCATCACCGAAAGCTACGATCTTATCGTGGAAGACGGCCGCCATCCTGTCGTGGAAGCCGTTATCGAAGGAACGCCTTTTATTGCGAACGGAACGTCGCTTACGAAGGAAGGGGCTTCGATGCTGCTCATCACAGGACCGAATATGGCGGGCAAAAGCACCTATATGCGTCAAGTGGCGCTGATCGGTATCATGGCGCAAATCGGCTGCTTCGTTCCGGCAAAGCTGGCGGTAATACCTCTCATCGACCGGATTTTCACCCGCATCGGCGCAGCCGACGATCTGATCGGCGGTCAAAGCACCTTCATGGTCGAGATGAAGGACATTCAGACGATGACCGATAAAGCGACGCCGCAAAGCCTTGTCATCATCGACGAGCTCGGACGAGGCACATCGACGGGCGAAGGGATGGCGATCGCCCAGGCGGTAATCGAGTTCGTGCATCACGAGGTCGGCTGCAAAGCTCTCGTGTCCACGCATTTTCACGAGCTGGCCCATCTTGAAGATACGCTTCCTTCACTGGCCAACGTATGTATGGCGGTGCAGGAGACCGGCGACAATGTGACCTTCCTGCGCAAGCTGGTTCCAGGTGCGGCAAGCACCAGCTACGGGATTTATTGCGCGCAGCTGGCGGGATTGCCGGGAAGTATTATCACACGCGCTTACTCGCTGCTGGAATCGCTAGACGGGCAGGAAGGCGGCGGTTCGGTTCCCGTTCGTAACCCCTCCGCTAACGGCCGAAACGGGATTTCCTCATTCGCCGGCATGCAGGAGGCGGCGGCTTCCCGCGAGCCGCTGCCCGGACAAGCCTTGGAAGCGGCAGACGACGCACCAGCCAAGATAAAGGATTCCGTCACTGCCGCGATTGCTATAGCCGAACAAGCAGAGGCGTATGCCAGGCAAGGGAGCGCCCCCGAAAAAGCGGAAGCAGCCGCAGTGACTCCGAATCAGAAGGCGGAGGTAGTGCAGTTGTCCATCTTCGGCGAAGCTGTGCCTGAAAGCAATAAGAGCCGCAGGGCGAACCCGAAGGCGGAGCAATTGGCCGATCAATTGAAACGGCTTGACCTCTTTAATATGACGCCATTGCAGGCGATGCAATGGTTGAATGATATGAAGCTGAAGCTTGCCGAGGATAAAGCATAG
- the mutL gene encoding DNA mismatch repair endonuclease MutL, with product MGKIRVLDEQLANQIAAGEVVERPSSVVKELVENAVDAGSTTVDIVIEEGGLTLIRVADNGSGIAAEDVGTAFFRHATSKISSGSDLFRIASLGFRGEALPSIAAVARVECVSSSETSGLGRRLVIEGGTVHKNEECSAPQGTDIAVRDLFYNTPARLKYMKTIQTEIGHIADYVNRLALAHPGIAFTLKHNGGLLLRTLGSGDRLQTFAAIYGTQAAKAMLPVEGEHPDYELTGFISKPEQTRANRNGITVVVNGRYIRSFVINQAILQAYHTLLPINRFPLAVLEIGMHPSLLDVNVHPSKMEVRFSKETELRQFIEESVERALGRERHIPGPASSERSKPVFIQDRISFHRPESSFPPPAAGGSTGGGSSSSRQGGGRTQPDWQNGRTAIPRDATERLYAPPPSAIDSGSAVRETAAGALFEINRAEPRDFSVSERTEGTGGGSEEQSVETGGVHSPDMNQPNGEIRAMKQEPQTGDRNDINYSESAADRSAASFPELYWIGQLHGTYIVAQNEDGLYLIDQHAAHERIHYEYFYEKFGKPQQASQQLLVPFTLEYTASEAALLRDRLRVLEEAGVELEPFGSGAFLVRAYPEWLPAGDEQAVVQEMVEWLLGEKGSVDIGKLREKSAIMCSCKASIKANDRLTREEAEGLLQRLAACAQPYTCPHGRPIVVHMSTYQLEKMFKRVMS from the coding sequence ATGGGCAAAATCCGGGTGTTGGACGAGCAGCTGGCCAATCAGATTGCGGCCGGTGAAGTGGTGGAGCGGCCGTCGTCGGTTGTGAAGGAGCTGGTCGAGAATGCGGTTGACGCTGGCAGCACGACCGTCGACATCGTCATCGAAGAGGGCGGTTTGACGCTGATCCGCGTTGCGGATAACGGCTCGGGCATCGCCGCCGAAGACGTGGGAACGGCATTCTTCCGTCACGCCACGAGCAAGATTTCATCCGGAAGCGATTTGTTCCGGATTGCAAGCCTTGGCTTCCGGGGCGAAGCGCTGCCGAGTATTGCCGCTGTCGCTCGTGTGGAATGCGTCAGCTCATCGGAAACCTCGGGACTCGGGCGGCGCCTCGTAATCGAAGGGGGAACCGTCCATAAGAACGAGGAATGCAGCGCGCCTCAAGGAACCGATATTGCGGTTCGCGACCTGTTTTACAATACGCCTGCAAGACTTAAATATATGAAGACAATCCAGACGGAGATCGGCCATATTGCCGATTATGTCAATCGTCTTGCGCTTGCTCATCCGGGCATCGCTTTTACGCTAAAGCATAACGGAGGGCTGCTGCTGCGTACGCTTGGCAGCGGGGACCGGCTGCAGACCTTCGCAGCGATATACGGCACTCAGGCGGCTAAGGCGATGCTTCCGGTTGAAGGCGAACACCCCGACTATGAGCTTACGGGGTTTATTTCCAAACCGGAGCAAACCCGGGCGAACCGGAACGGTATAACGGTCGTCGTCAACGGGCGGTACATAAGAAGCTTTGTTATTAATCAAGCTATTCTGCAGGCCTACCATACCCTGCTGCCGATCAACCGTTTTCCGCTTGCAGTGCTGGAAATCGGCATGCATCCGAGCCTGCTTGATGTCAATGTCCACCCCTCGAAAATGGAAGTCCGGTTCAGCAAAGAAACCGAACTGCGCCAGTTTATCGAGGAGTCAGTCGAGCGCGCGCTCGGCAGGGAGCGTCATATACCGGGGCCGGCTTCATCCGAGCGCTCCAAGCCGGTATTTATTCAGGACCGCATCTCCTTCCACCGGCCTGAATCGTCATTTCCGCCGCCTGCTGCCGGCGGCTCTACCGGCGGCGGAAGCAGCTCCTCTCGGCAAGGGGGCGGACGAACACAGCCGGATTGGCAGAACGGCAGAACCGCGATACCAAGGGATGCAACGGAGCGGCTGTATGCGCCGCCGCCTTCTGCGATTGACAGCGGCAGTGCGGTTCGTGAAACCGCGGCAGGGGCGCTGTTCGAAATCAACCGGGCCGAGCCGCGCGATTTCTCGGTCAGCGAGCGGACCGAGGGAACGGGCGGAGGATCAGAGGAACAGTCTGTGGAAACCGGCGGTGTACATTCGCCGGACATGAATCAACCAAACGGGGAAATCCGGGCTATGAAGCAGGAACCGCAGACCGGTGACCGGAATGACATCAATTATAGTGAATCGGCGGCAGACCGGTCTGCGGCTTCTTTCCCGGAGCTTTACTGGATCGGCCAGCTGCACGGCACCTACATAGTCGCTCAGAACGAGGACGGACTGTATTTGATCGATCAGCACGCGGCGCACGAGCGTATTCACTATGAATACTTTTACGAGAAATTCGGCAAGCCCCAGCAAGCGAGCCAGCAGCTGCTTGTGCCATTCACCCTGGAATATACGGCGTCGGAAGCTGCGCTGCTTAGGGACCGGCTGCGGGTCTTGGAGGAAGCCGGAGTCGAGCTTGAACCGTTCGGTTCGGGCGCGTTTCTCGTACGCGCTTACCCCGAATGGCTTCCCGCGGGAGACGAGCAGGCGGTTGTTCAGGAAATGGTGGAATGGCTGCTGGGCGAGAAGGGAAGCGTCGATATCGGCAAGCTCCGCGAGAAATCGGCGATAATGTGCTCATGTAAAGCTTCGATTAAAGCAAATGACAGGCTTACGCGGGAAGAAGCTGAAGGACTGCTGCAGCGGCTTGCGGCATGCGCTCAGCCATATACATGTCCGCACGGAAGACCGATCGTCGTTCATATGTCGACCTACCAATTGGAAAAAATGTTTAAGCGGGTGATGTCATGA
- a CDS encoding class I SAM-dependent methyltransferase yields MIVTTPHKPSPELLEYASKLSAELGGRFVPRKQESLTGLRLRYGDERLLVADDRGLRYYEESDNPLYFHPSMAYVRVKRLRRGERDPLIDLSGCKPGDHVLDCTAGLGSDAIVFSYAVGPEGRVTALESEPVLFAVVREGLRSYETMHSDVNEAFRRIEMQHADHRSWLASQPDKSVDIVYFDPMFRQPMHDSSAIGPLRGLANREPLDPESVRHAARVARKSVVLKEHKDSGEFERLGFERRHANKIAYGVITPL; encoded by the coding sequence ATGATCGTCACCACACCGCATAAACCGTCGCCCGAGCTCCTGGAGTATGCCAGCAAGCTGTCCGCGGAGCTCGGCGGTCGTTTTGTCCCCCGCAAGCAGGAATCGCTTACCGGGCTGAGGCTCCGCTACGGGGATGAGAGGCTGCTGGTTGCGGACGATCGCGGACTGCGTTATTATGAAGAATCGGATAACCCGCTGTATTTTCACCCAAGCATGGCATATGTCAGGGTGAAGCGGCTGCGCAGAGGCGAACGCGATCCACTGATAGACCTGAGCGGCTGCAAGCCCGGGGATCATGTACTGGATTGCACCGCAGGACTCGGTTCGGATGCGATCGTTTTCTCATACGCAGTCGGACCGGAAGGCCGAGTAACTGCTCTGGAGAGCGAGCCGGTATTGTTCGCCGTCGTACGCGAGGGACTGCGTTCCTATGAAACGATGCATAGCGATGTCAATGAAGCGTTCCGCCGGATTGAGATGCAGCACGCCGACCACAGGAGCTGGCTTGCTTCACAGCCGGACAAGAGCGTCGATATCGTTTACTTCGATCCGATGTTCCGCCAGCCGATGCACGACTCCTCGGCAATCGGCCCGCTGCGCGGCCTTGCCAATCGTGAGCCGCTCGATCCTGAATCGGTTCGTCATGCGGCCCGCGTTGCGCGGAAATCCGTCGTGCTCAAGGAACATAAGGACAGCGGGGAATTCGAGCGTCTCGGCTTTGAACGCCGGCATGCGAACAAAATTGCCTATGGAGTGATCACGCCGTTATGA
- the miaA gene encoding tRNA (adenosine(37)-N6)-dimethylallyltransferase MiaA, producing MSAGQNETSKPRLLVLIGPTAIGKTRMSLEIAKAWNAEIISGDSMQVYKGMDIGTAKIREEEREGIPHHLIDICEPDYPFSVAEFQERCGELIRDITARGKLPFIVGGTGLYVESVAYGYEFPDSGSDEAYREEQLQYAAEYGAEALHEKLRAVDPESAQRLHPNDQRRVIRALEVHHLTGMTLSAQLAGQKKTSPYELCIIGLSMERQALYDRINKRVDAMIEEGLVEEVRRLLGSGVSGDCVAMQGLGYKEIALFLKQQLPLEDAVELLKRDTRRFAKRQLSWFRRMHDIVWVESSENFHKNLLLIHAIIAGKFRVDLEYPTNQSF from the coding sequence ATGAGCGCCGGACAAAACGAGACATCAAAGCCGCGGCTGCTCGTGCTTATCGGGCCGACTGCCATCGGGAAAACAAGAATGAGTCTCGAAATCGCCAAAGCATGGAACGCTGAAATCATTTCGGGGGATTCCATGCAGGTATATAAAGGGATGGATATTGGAACAGCCAAAATCAGAGAAGAAGAGCGCGAGGGTATTCCGCATCATCTTATCGATATTTGCGAGCCCGATTATCCGTTCTCCGTAGCCGAGTTTCAAGAGCGGTGCGGCGAGCTTATCCGGGATATTACAGCGCGGGGCAAGCTGCCCTTCATCGTTGGCGGCACAGGCCTTTACGTGGAGTCCGTCGCTTACGGGTACGAATTTCCCGATAGCGGCTCGGATGAAGCATATCGCGAGGAGCAGCTCCAGTACGCTGCGGAATACGGCGCGGAGGCGCTTCATGAGAAGCTTCGGGCTGTCGATCCGGAGTCAGCACAGCGTCTTCATCCTAACGATCAGCGCCGTGTTATCCGCGCATTGGAAGTGCATCATTTGACGGGCATGACGTTGTCGGCGCAGCTGGCCGGGCAGAAAAAAACGTCCCCCTACGAACTTTGTATAATCGGGCTCAGCATGGAACGACAGGCTCTGTACGACCGCATTAATAAGCGGGTCGATGCCATGATCGAGGAAGGGCTCGTTGAAGAAGTGAGGCGTCTGCTAGGCAGCGGAGTTTCGGGGGATTGCGTCGCGATGCAGGGGCTGGGCTACAAGGAGATCGCGCTCTTTTTAAAACAGCAATTGCCGCTGGAGGATGCGGTTGAATTGCTCAAACGGGATACACGGAGATTTGCGAAAAGACAGCTTTCGTGGTTCAGAAGGATGCATGATATCGTCTGGGTCGAATCTTCTGAAAATTTTCACAAGAATTTGCTTTTGATTCATGCTATAATAGCAGGAAAGTTTAGAGTGGATCTTGAATATCCTACTAACCAATCTTTTTAA
- the hfq gene encoding RNA chaperone Hfq — protein MNKSINIQDTFLNQLRKDSIPVTVYLTNGFQIRGVIRAFDNFTIVIDSEGRQQMVYKHAISTFTPQRNVSLIQEQNNNEA, from the coding sequence ATGAACAAATCAATCAACATTCAGGATACGTTTCTGAACCAACTGCGCAAAGACAGCATCCCGGTTACGGTATATTTGACCAATGGTTTTCAAATTCGCGGCGTCATTAGAGCATTTGACAATTTTACGATTGTCATTGACAGCGAAGGTCGTCAACAAATGGTATACAAGCATGCCATTTCCACCTTTACCCCACAGCGTAATGTATCGCTTATTCAAGAACAGAACAATAACGAGGCGTAA